CAGCTAAGATTTATCGCTGGgtctcaaattttctaatttgttaCATGCATTTGGATGCAAAATTGGGTTTTTCTAAGAATTCTCTCTTGTATCTTGACCCAGataattttgagttttttcccTGTACAGTATCATGTATCATATTGACAGTCACCCTACAATTGTTCAGTTTGCTTAACCCTCTGTTTGCTTGTTTTTAGGATTTCGGCCATGAGAAAGAATGTTCTTGCAAAGTGTTATGGTGGGGATGTTACTCGGAAGCGGAAGCTGTTGGAGAAGCAGAAGGAAGGAAAAAAGCGAATGAAGCGGGTTGGCTCTGTTGATATACCTCAGGAGGCATTTCATGAATTGCTGAAGGTTTCATAGAGAAAGGTATCTCAAAGAATTCGATATAGTTTTAACCtagtgataatttttttcctataagctgcatatttttattcatcagatttaaaatattcaatttgatCTACTAGAAAATGTAAACTTTTAGGTGCTTAGGCATTTGATATATGCCCTTGGCTACACACTtcattgtatttaattttttaaggtgACAAGTTCTACAAAACAGAATAGTATGAAATAAAACCAACCTTTCCCACATGCTtctttcccctctttttttcttttttcagtttAGAAAAGGAAATTAGATCTCTAGTTTTCCATTGAACTATATATAAGCCTGAAAGCCAAAGAGGTCAATAATCTAAAATTATGGAAGAAAGCTTTTACTACACTGGCTGGATCAACTCACAACTTTTTTGATCCGTACAGATGGTAAAATTATTATAGAATCATTAAGGTTGGGTACAATCAGTGTGGATTAGTGGTTTTGTAAACCATCCCATACTGCCTTTTATGTATACAtgtaaaaggggaaaaaataaaactgaACACTCGACCATGCGTTCATTTCCATTCAAAATCACAAGATTAATGTTATTCTCTTCTAATGGACTCTTCTAATTATGTAAAAATCGACAGGGTATGCTATTCTACCtgtcaaaaaacaatttcaagaGTCCATTAGAAGAGAATATCCTTTTCTGAATTATAGGAAAATCTATCAGTTGTTCTGGTCCCTGTTCTCAGCAGCAGACCCAGAAGTACCACTTCTAGGGATGGAAACTGGAAATGGAGGCTGGAGGAGGATGGAGTTTCCTGTCTGAGaatttgaagatgatgatgcATTTAAGTACCCAGGTGCACATCCCTTCCCATTCTGGCTCAATGGGTTGGTAGAAATGGCCTGAGTAGTCTCACCCCACTTCAAATTCTGGCCCAAGCTCTCTCCTGCACCTGGGTTTGGTTGGCCGGTACTGCTGCTAACCATTGATGAGAGCGCCGCAGCTATAACTGTCCGAAAACTTGGGTCTGATGTTATCACCTTGGTCAGTGTTTCAGTTAAGGACTGTTGAATAGGTGCTTGGCCGTTCTTTTCCATGTAGGGTTGATGAAAATGTTCTGGTGGTTGTCTTCCAAGATTTAGAGACCCTATTTGAGCTTTATTATGTGGTAGTATGCCATAATTAAGGCACCCATTGCCCCAAACTGTAGGTACACTGTTGGATTCTGAGGAAGAAAAGCTAAGACTTGTTGAAGGGAACCTTGGGGTGCTAGAATTGAAGCTTGAAGAAAACCTGCTGAAATGAGAGGATGATGAAGCTGTAGTGGTGAGGTCTAGAGTAATAGTTGGAAATGGGGAAGAGTTCGCTGCATAGAGCTGCCTTGTTCTCATATTATCAGGGAGACTGAAGTTCAACCCATGGAGCTCAGTAGCAGCAGGTGAGGAACCAAGGCCTGGCTGAGAGGCAGAAGAGCCGGAGATGAGCATGGAAGCTGCAGCAGAGGTGGTGGAAGCCATGGCTGTGGCTGACATCGGAAGTGGGTGGTTGTGAGTTCCTTCATAGGTAGTGATCAAAATGGACATGTCCTCTGCACATCTCTGCACCTGGAAGTCGACGAAAATCAATATCAAACGTCAAAAACGTTATCAACAAGGCCTGAAGAACACTTCAAATGTACCAATCTAAGAATCTGTGTTGAACATGAACAAACTCTGATAC
Above is a genomic segment from Vitis riparia cultivar Riparia Gloire de Montpellier isolate 1030 chromosome 14, EGFV_Vit.rip_1.0, whole genome shotgun sequence containing:
- the LOC117930746 gene encoding probable WRKY transcription factor 72, translated to MYRSGRREEGDKGIGVDKSQKIERPASFEGAAMESIAHEEAGKEDELDSAKAEMGEVREENERLKTMLERIGKDYKSLQLQVFDILQQEPSKRPVDSAPAIDEESKELELVSLCLGRSSPTDGKRDGKSSIASKAKEDDDELNAGLTLGLDSKFQVSKLDVTEFASNSSPTENSIEEVKEEEAGETWPPSKVLKTMRTGDEVSQQPHVKRARVSVRARCDTLTMNDGCQWRKYGQKIAKGNPCPRAYYRCTVAPSCPVRKQVQRCAEDMSILITTYEGTHNHPLPMSATAMASTTSAAASMLISGSSASQPGLGSSPAATELHGLNFSLPDNMRTRQLYAANSSPFPTITLDLTTTASSSSHFSRFSSSFNSSTPRFPSTSLSFSSSESNSVPTVWGNGCLNYGILPHNKAQIGSLNLGRQPPEHFHQPYMEKNGQAPIQQSLTETLTKVITSDPSFRTVIAAALSSMVSSSTGQPNPGAGESLGQNLKWGETTQAISTNPLSQNGKGCAPGYLNASSSSNSQTGNSILLQPPFPVSIPRSGTSGSAAENRDQNN